The Mesomycoplasma ovipneumoniae genome window below encodes:
- a CDS encoding thymidine kinase, whose amino-acid sequence MYKKFFEGIIEVITGPMFSGKSDELIKRIKILTYANIKILVIKPLIDNRFSDCEIVSRSGLRIPTFSAKTTQEIKELFAKEKYGAIAIDEIQFFSEDIIPFLDKIANKGIRVIVSGLDQDFRRKPFGVLPNLMAIAENVTKLQAVCTICKRAATTSARLVKSDKQNLIGDSAEYEARCRACHNL is encoded by the coding sequence ATGTACAAAAAATTTTTCGAAGGTATTATTGAAGTTATTACCGGCCCAATGTTTTCAGGAAAATCTGATGAACTAATTAAAAGAATAAAAATTCTAACTTATGCAAATATTAAGATTTTAGTAATAAAACCTTTAATTGACAACCGTTTTTCTGATTGCGAAATTGTTTCGCGTTCAGGTTTGAGAATTCCAACTTTTAGTGCTAAAACAACTCAAGAAATAAAAGAACTATTTGCAAAAGAAAAATATGGGGCAATTGCAATTGACGAGATTCAATTTTTTTCCGAAGATATTATCCCCTTTTTGGATAAAATTGCAAACAAAGGAATTCGCGTGATTGTCAGTGGTCTTGACCAGGATTTTCGTCGTAAACCCTTTGGTGTTTTACCAAATTTAATGGCAATTGCCGAAAATGTCACTAAATTACAAGCAGTTTGCACAATTTGCAAGCGCGCTGCAACAACATCGGCCCGTCTTGTTAAATCAGACAAACAAAACTTAATTGGCGATAGTGCCGAATACGAGGCGCGTTGTCGCGCTTGTCATAACTTATAA
- a CDS encoding PTS transporter subunit IIABC has translation MSISLKSIFSEKTRKSTNNSGAGKMRKILSKISGAFMLPISVMSIAGLFLGVGAAIASNASSASLKQFGDFIQALGDPIFGGLPLLFAIAFVIAFTDDAGVAVFATVIGYLVFSSIQSVFITDVENGVTILFSGAGRDPAGLKNLVGSALGIRALQTSVFGGIAVGLVVQYLYNRFHTIQLPQMISFFGGKRFVALITIPVMALLAFVFLIFWPWIGIVLNLFGASLAKVPYGFESFIFGYIERSLIPFGLHHVFYAPLWFSSAGGDAGATITNWALGQGIEVVSKAGDSGGFEVIAKAQTIPGDSLKNILIAIRENGDKYVGDSTASLTLLGAPNTIDYTVDEKEFSIPLFTFLENHGFKVGRFADGKFSGMMFGLPAAAAAMIMAAPKENRKVAAGTVIPAAATSFVTGVTEPIEFTFLFLSPLLFWGFHAFMMALSFMFANLAGVHIPMAFSGGVLDLLIYGAVPVQKGTNFWWVLVVGLAYAPIYYFVFLFVIKWKNLETPGRGTNTKLYTKSDYLARKDSSRSASSIDPQALAIVDGYGGIDNITNFNNCASRLRYDIKDLSLVDEQKLKAAGVVAIKVEGQHHVQAILGPIAEQMNAKINSQRDLIKALSQDEIDAILKNKPTQPKPEKVEMTKCENKTCHLPEEIYSPAIGELIELAQVKDGVFSEEKLGKGFAIRVGNTGKKDIFSPIDGQIKMVFATKHAIGFASKDNKTQVLIHIGIDTVELQGKGIEVFVEAGQDISVGDKVASVDLDYLTQSDIKNTDIIVVILHESDKKEFEFKVPLQNIDQLPMLVGQSLPVKKQ, from the coding sequence ATGTCCATTTCACTTAAATCAATTTTCAGTGAAAAAACAAGAAAGAGCACCAACAACTCTGGTGCTGGGAAAATGCGTAAAATTTTGTCCAAAATATCTGGCGCTTTTATGCTACCAATCTCAGTTATGTCCATTGCTGGTCTGTTCTTAGGAGTTGGTGCTGCGATTGCAAGTAATGCCTCATCCGCGTCACTTAAACAATTTGGGGACTTTATCCAAGCCCTAGGTGACCCTATTTTTGGCGGTTTGCCGCTTTTATTTGCAATTGCCTTTGTTATTGCCTTTACTGATGATGCCGGTGTGGCTGTTTTTGCAACAGTAATTGGATATCTTGTTTTCTCAAGCATTCAATCAGTCTTTATTACTGATGTTGAAAACGGGGTTACTATTTTATTCTCTGGTGCAGGACGTGATCCAGCCGGATTAAAAAACCTTGTTGGTAGCGCTCTCGGAATTAGGGCGCTTCAAACATCAGTTTTTGGCGGAATAGCTGTTGGACTTGTTGTTCAATATCTATATAATCGCTTTCATACAATTCAATTACCACAAATGATCTCATTTTTTGGAGGTAAAAGATTTGTTGCATTAATCACAATTCCAGTAATGGCGCTTTTAGCTTTTGTTTTCCTAATTTTCTGACCATGAATAGGAATTGTACTTAACCTCTTTGGTGCCTCACTTGCAAAAGTTCCTTATGGATTTGAGTCATTTATTTTTGGTTACATCGAAAGATCTCTAATTCCTTTTGGTCTACACCATGTTTTCTACGCGCCACTTTGATTTTCATCAGCCGGAGGAGATGCGGGTGCAACTATCACCAACTGAGCTCTTGGTCAAGGAATTGAAGTTGTTTCAAAGGCGGGTGACAGCGGTGGTTTTGAGGTAATTGCTAAAGCACAAACAATTCCTGGTGATTCACTTAAAAATATTTTAATTGCCATCCGTGAAAATGGAGATAAATATGTTGGTGACTCAACAGCTTCACTTACTTTATTAGGAGCTCCTAACACAATCGATTACACTGTTGATGAGAAAGAATTTTCAATCCCATTATTTACCTTTTTAGAAAACCATGGTTTCAAAGTTGGTAGATTTGCTGACGGTAAATTCTCAGGAATGATGTTCGGTCTTCCAGCAGCTGCAGCGGCCATGATTATGGCAGCGCCAAAAGAAAATCGTAAAGTTGCCGCAGGAACTGTTATTCCAGCAGCAGCAACTTCATTTGTAACTGGTGTTACTGAACCGATTGAATTTACATTCCTATTCTTATCTCCACTACTTTTCTGAGGATTCCACGCATTTATGATGGCCCTTTCCTTCATGTTTGCGAATTTAGCTGGAGTTCACATTCCAATGGCCTTCTCAGGTGGAGTTCTTGACCTTTTAATTTATGGAGCCGTTCCTGTCCAAAAAGGTACTAATTTCTGGTGAGTTTTAGTAGTAGGACTTGCTTATGCACCAATTTACTACTTTGTTTTCCTATTTGTTATCAAATGGAAAAACCTTGAAACTCCAGGAAGAGGAACAAACACCAAATTATATACAAAATCTGATTATTTAGCACGTAAAGATAGTTCAAGATCTGCCTCATCAATTGACCCACAAGCTCTTGCAATCGTTGATGGATATGGTGGAATTGATAATATTACCAATTTTAATAACTGTGCATCACGTCTTCGTTATGACATTAAAGACTTATCACTTGTTGACGAACAAAAATTAAAAGCTGCCGGCGTTGTTGCTATAAAAGTTGAAGGACAACACCATGTTCAGGCAATTTTAGGACCAATCGCTGAGCAAATGAATGCAAAAATTAATTCCCAACGTGATTTAATTAAAGCACTGTCTCAAGACGAAATTGACGCAATTTTGAAAAACAAACCAACTCAACCTAAGCCAGAAAAAGTTGAAATGACTAAATGTGAAAACAAAACTTGCCACTTGCCAGAAGAAATTTATTCTCCAGCAATAGGTGAATTAATTGAATTAGCGCAAGTAAAAGACGGCGTATTTTCTGAAGAAAAATTAGGAAAAGGTTTTGCAATTCGTGTTGGAAACACCGGTAAAAAAGACATTTTTTCACCAATTGATGGTCAAATTAAAATGGTTTTTGCTACAAAACACGCAATTGGATTTGCTTCTAAAGATAATAAAACCCAAGTTTTAATTCACATCGGAATTGATACTGTCGAACTTCAAGGTAAAGGTATTGAGGTTTTTGTTGAAGCTGGCCAAGATATTAGTGTTGGAGATAAAGTTGCTAGTGTCGATCTTGATTATTTAACTCAATCAGACATAAAAAATACCGATATTATCGTTGTTATTCTTCACGAGTCAGATAAAAAAGAATTCGAATTTAAAGTTCCTTTACAAAACATTGATCAACTCCCAATGCTAGTTGGTCAATCATTACCAGTCAAAAAACAATAA
- a CDS encoding peroxiredoxin has protein sequence MQTKFKNKAYNLVSSLIQPGEKLEFTVSDINFDVVDFKNFGKTTLISIFPSINTKICDEQTTSIRDLSRKYSQFRFISVSLDLPSAIAQWKNANLSENMEIYSDYRLRSFGLATGFLIDDVFLLNRGYIIVDSEGKVLVVEPNSDVHDQINFEQLEKHLQNLS, from the coding sequence ATGCAAACAAAATTCAAGAACAAAGCATATAATTTAGTTTCATCATTAATACAACCAGGAGAAAAACTAGAATTTACCGTTAGTGATATAAATTTTGATGTTGTTGACTTTAAAAATTTTGGAAAAACAACTCTAATTTCGATTTTTCCGTCAATTAATACCAAAATTTGCGATGAACAAACAACATCCATCCGAGATTTATCAAGGAAATATTCACAATTTAGATTTATTTCAGTTTCACTTGACCTTCCTTCTGCGATTGCTCAGTGAAAAAATGCAAATTTATCCGAAAATATGGAGATATATTCTGACTATCGTTTGCGTAGTTTTGGATTAGCTACTGGATTTTTAATTGATGATGTATTTTTATTAAATCGTGGTTATATTATTGTTGACTCTGAAGGAAAAGTTTTAGTTGTTGAACCTAATTCTGATGTTCACGATCAAATTAATTTTGAACAATTAGAAAAACATCTTCAAAACCTTTCATAA
- a CDS encoding ABC transporter permease, translating into MTLETIIPILALFFVFFSIITTGSIAGLYSEKAGVVNIAINGVMIIGATVYGLFSILFDVSNMAMQLILIPLAALFSGLFSLLHGFLTIKLKGNHIISGVALNILAPAIAFALLKIYGNSSRFESPVNELAFGPHRTFLNIFSLKLLIVTALIFVTWFVFSKTKFGLRFSAVGENPHAVAAAGINVNRMKWLGVFLSGLIAGTAGAFYFQYLGSSFTGDVQGLGFLSLTILIMGRWKIILIVIYSLIFSFLYTISISLAGNFGDFLAIIEAAPYLVTILILGLTSRKDLAPKALGIPYDKSLK; encoded by the coding sequence ATGACTTTAGAAACAATTATTCCAATTTTAGCGCTTTTCTTTGTTTTTTTCTCAATAATAACAACAGGATCGATAGCCGGACTTTATAGTGAAAAAGCGGGGGTTGTAAACATTGCAATCAACGGAGTTATGATTATTGGGGCTACAGTTTATGGTCTTTTTTCAATTCTTTTTGATGTTTCAAACATGGCGATGCAATTAATACTAATCCCACTTGCAGCGCTTTTTTCAGGATTATTTTCGCTATTACATGGATTTTTAACGATAAAACTGAAAGGAAATCATATTATCTCAGGTGTGGCGCTTAACATTTTGGCGCCAGCAATTGCATTTGCATTGCTTAAAATTTATGGAAATAGTAGTCGCTTTGAGTCTCCAGTAAATGAACTTGCTTTTGGTCCACATAGAACATTTTTAAACATTTTTTCACTAAAATTACTAATTGTAACAGCACTAATTTTTGTAACTTGGTTTGTTTTTTCCAAAACAAAATTTGGACTTAGATTTTCAGCTGTTGGTGAAAATCCACACGCCGTTGCTGCAGCCGGAATTAATGTCAATAGAATGAAATGACTTGGAGTTTTTCTTTCAGGTTTAATTGCAGGAACCGCAGGCGCTTTTTATTTCCAATATCTAGGATCTTCTTTTACAGGCGATGTTCAGGGGCTAGGATTTTTATCGCTAACAATTTTAATAATGGGCCGTTGAAAAATAATTTTAATTGTAATTTATAGCTTAATTTTTTCATTTTTATACACAATTTCAATTAGCTTAGCCGGAAATTTTGGTGACTTTTTAGCAATTATTGAGGCAGCACCATATTTAGTTACAATTTTAATTCTAGGTCTTACTTCCAGAAAAGATTTAGCGCCAAAAGCACTCGGAATACCTTATGACAAATCTTTAAAATAA
- a CDS encoding HPr family phosphocarrier protein, with protein MEIISGTVIDKLGFHARPASKVAKLATTFKSQIKIISGEKSGNAKSIMNIMALGIKMGSNFTIEVSGEDEIIAAKAIKELIIAEKLILE; from the coding sequence ATGGAAATAATTTCAGGAACAGTAATAGATAAACTTGGTTTTCATGCCCGCCCTGCCTCAAAAGTTGCAAAATTAGCAACAACATTCAAATCACAAATTAAAATCATATCTGGTGAAAAATCAGGTAATGCCAAATCAATTATGAACATAATGGCTCTTGGAATTAAAATGGGATCAAATTTTACCATTGAAGTTTCAGGTGAAGACGAAATTATAGCTGCAAAAGCAATCAAAGAATTAATTATCGCCGAAAAATTAATTCTTGAATAA